A DNA window from Actinomycetota bacterium contains the following coding sequences:
- a CDS encoding DUF2461 family protein, translating to IAARPTDWKKARGTLDHDDASLKRPPRGFDPEHPMIEDIKRKTFTSSVRLSDAQVKRADLTKTFVRSCERIEPLMKFLAASVGAKW from the coding sequence GATCGCGGCGCGCCCGACCGACTGGAAGAAGGCGCGCGGGACGCTCGATCACGACGATGCGTCGCTGAAGCGGCCGCCGCGGGGGTTCGACCCGGAACACCCGATGATCGAGGACATCAAGCGCAAGACGTTCACCTCCTCGGTGCGCCTGTCGGACGCTCAGGTGAAGCGAGCGGACCTGACGAAGACGTTCGTCAGGAGCTGTGAACGCATCGAACCGCTGATGAAGTTCCTCGCGGCGTCGGTGGGAGCGAAGTGGTAA